A genomic segment from Flavobacterium sp. 9R encodes:
- a CDS encoding SGNH/GDSL hydrolase family protein, which produces MNTPKSYFFRSFLIILMAACFFLGLKEVLPKKIFAAAKGPSKNVLIDSMLIDAFESEPDSVAITPNDTMSDQKIVFEESFGVTFPEESMDSYKGYQYLIPFYERLYQLETSQNGKVRIAYFGDSMTDGDMIVQDVRAAFQNNFGGKGVGFVSITSESAASRGSVLHQFSENWKMQSYLNVKNPIRPFGVNGHVFFANDTNKDIWVKFGAGRARNTASLDNPTLFYGSSANTSGYISYQLEKDTINKSLTANNLLNTIVLKNGNMKALKVNFKNAQSVPIYGFNFDDGKGVHVDNFSQRGNSGIPISKFDPALMQAFQKKLNYNLIVLHYGTNVLNYGTKDYNWYARSMTKTVNRLREGFPGASILIVSTADKASKYKTEMKTDSAVVPLTNAQRNYALKTQSGFVNLYTLMGGDGSMVKWVEQEPAMANKDYTHFNIRGSKKVAGMIYDQIMNGYQEYKRLRRTIKTVKPVAPKDSVIAQPVVPKTEETDEN; this is translated from the coding sequence GTGAATACACCTAAATCGTATTTTTTTCGCTCTTTTCTGATTATCCTGATGGCAGCTTGCTTTTTCTTAGGATTAAAAGAAGTATTGCCAAAAAAAATATTTGCAGCAGCCAAAGGTCCTTCTAAAAATGTATTGATTGACAGTATGTTGATTGATGCATTTGAATCGGAGCCCGACAGTGTAGCGATTACGCCCAATGATACGATGTCCGATCAAAAAATTGTTTTTGAGGAGTCCTTTGGCGTAACTTTTCCTGAAGAATCAATGGATAGTTACAAAGGGTATCAGTATTTGATTCCTTTTTATGAGCGATTGTATCAATTAGAAACCAGTCAAAATGGTAAAGTTCGTATCGCTTATTTTGGTGATTCTATGACCGATGGCGATATGATTGTGCAAGATGTTCGTGCAGCATTTCAAAATAATTTTGGTGGAAAAGGCGTTGGTTTTGTTTCGATTACTTCAGAGTCTGCGGCTTCTAGAGGTTCTGTTTTGCACCAGTTTTCTGAAAATTGGAAAATGCAATCCTATCTGAATGTCAAAAATCCAATTCGTCCTTTTGGAGTAAATGGTCACGTGTTTTTTGCCAACGATACCAATAAAGATATTTGGGTGAAATTTGGCGCTGGTAGAGCTAGAAATACTGCCTCGTTAGATAATCCCACTTTGTTTTACGGAAGTTCCGCAAATACTTCTGGATATATAAGTTACCAACTCGAAAAGGACACCATCAACAAAAGTTTGACCGCCAATAATCTGCTAAATACAATCGTTTTGAAAAACGGTAATATGAAAGCGTTAAAGGTGAATTTCAAAAACGCTCAATCTGTTCCGATATATGGGTTTAATTTTGATGACGGAAAAGGGGTTCACGTGGATAATTTTTCACAACGAGGTAATTCTGGAATTCCTATTTCAAAGTTTGATCCTGCTTTGATGCAAGCTTTTCAAAAGAAATTGAACTATAATTTAATCGTTTTGCATTACGGTACGAACGTGTTGAATTATGGTACAAAAGATTACAATTGGTACGCTAGAAGTATGACCAAAACCGTAAACCGTTTACGAGAAGGTTTTCCGGGAGCTTCGATTTTGATTGTTTCGACTGCTGATAAAGCTTCGAAATACAAAACCGAAATGAAAACCGATTCGGCTGTAGTACCTTTGACTAATGCTCAACGCAACTATGCCCTCAAAACCCAATCCGGATTTGTGAATTTGTACACGCTTATGGGTGGAGATGGCTCAATGGTAAAATGGGTTGAGCAAGAACCCGCTATGGCCAATAAAGATTATACGCATTTCAATATACGAGGTTCTAAAAAAGTAGCAGGAATGATTTATGACCAAATTATGAATGGCTATCAGGAATACAAAAGATTGCGTAGAACAATAAAAACTGTAAAACCGGTAGCTCCTAAGGATAGCGTGATAGCGCAACCCGTTGTTCCTAAAACAGAAGAAACCGATGAGAACTAA
- the argS gene encoding arginine--tRNA ligase: MSLQQILTPSIHKAVQTLFDVTLDKVEFQATRKEFEGDITLVIFPLLKVIKSNPVELGNKIGTYLVENVAEVARFNVVSGFLNIVIADAYYLNFFNGIKDDNCYGFVTPSPDAKAVMVEYSSPNTNKPLHLGHVRNNLLGYSVAEIIKASGKKVYKTQIINDRGIHICKSMLAWQKFGNGATPESTGLKGDKLVGNYYVAFDKAYKEEINQLMSEGKTEEEAKKQAPILLEAQEMLLKWEAGDAAVKALWSTMNQWVYDGFATTYKNLGVDFDSYYYESNTYLLGKDVVQVGLDKGIFERDPDGSVWIDLTDEGLDRKIVLRSDGTAVYMTQDIGTAIQRVKDMSDVGGMVYTVGNEQDYHFKVLFLILKKLGFDWASSLYHLSYGMVDLPSGKMKSREGTVVDADDLMQEMTNTAQKIAEDLGKLDEYSAEEKAALYSTIGLGALKYYILKVDPKKRILFNPEESVDFAGNTGPFIQYTYARIQSIIRKAAFDFSAPSALNELNDKEKELIKQLELFPEVIQNGAQYHSPALIANYTYELVREYNSFYQAVSILGEEDQQKKIFRVQLSKKVADTIAAAFSLLGINVPERM; encoded by the coding sequence ATGTCATTACAACAGATTCTTACTCCGTCGATTCACAAAGCCGTTCAAACCTTGTTTGACGTAACTCTTGATAAAGTTGAATTTCAAGCGACTCGAAAAGAATTCGAAGGAGATATTACCTTAGTTATTTTTCCCTTATTGAAAGTAATCAAAAGCAATCCGGTAGAATTAGGAAACAAAATAGGAACTTATTTGGTAGAAAATGTAGCCGAAGTGGCTCGTTTTAACGTAGTATCTGGTTTTTTGAATATTGTCATTGCCGATGCCTACTATTTGAATTTTTTCAACGGAATCAAAGACGACAACTGTTATGGTTTTGTAACGCCAAGTCCAGATGCGAAAGCGGTAATGGTAGAATATTCTTCTCCCAATACCAACAAACCTTTGCATTTAGGACACGTTAGAAACAATCTTTTGGGGTATTCAGTGGCGGAAATCATCAAAGCTTCTGGAAAAAAAGTATACAAAACACAAATCATCAACGATAGAGGAATTCATATTTGTAAGTCGATGTTGGCTTGGCAAAAATTCGGAAACGGAGCCACTCCAGAAAGCACAGGCTTGAAAGGAGATAAGTTGGTGGGTAATTATTACGTAGCTTTTGATAAGGCATACAAAGAAGAAATCAACCAATTAATGTCTGAAGGTAAAACGGAAGAAGAAGCGAAAAAACAAGCGCCTATTCTTTTAGAAGCCCAAGAAATGCTATTGAAATGGGAAGCTGGTGATGCTGCCGTGAAAGCGCTTTGGAGCACAATGAACCAATGGGTGTATGATGGTTTTGCGACTACCTACAAGAATTTGGGCGTTGATTTTGATAGTTATTATTACGAAAGCAATACCTATTTGCTAGGAAAAGATGTTGTGCAAGTAGGATTAGATAAAGGTATTTTCGAAAGAGATCCTGATGGTTCCGTTTGGATTGACTTGACTGATGAAGGTTTGGATCGTAAGATTGTTTTACGTTCAGACGGGACAGCGGTTTATATGACGCAAGACATTGGAACAGCCATTCAGCGTGTAAAAGATATGTCTGATGTAGGAGGAATGGTGTACACAGTAGGAAATGAGCAAGATTACCACTTCAAAGTATTGTTTTTGATATTGAAAAAACTAGGTTTTGATTGGGCTTCTAGCTTGTACCACCTTTCGTACGGAATGGTAGATTTGCCTTCAGGAAAAATGAAAAGTCGTGAGGGAACTGTAGTAGATGCCGATGACTTGATGCAAGAAATGACCAATACGGCTCAAAAAATTGCAGAAGATTTAGGGAAATTAGATGAATATTCAGCCGAAGAAAAGGCTGCTTTATATAGCACCATTGGATTAGGAGCTTTGAAATATTACATTCTAAAAGTTGATCCTAAAAAACGCATCTTGTTTAATCCCGAAGAATCGGTTGATTTTGCTGGAAATACAGGACCTTTCATTCAGTATACCTATGCCAGAATCCAGTCGATTATTCGTAAAGCTGCTTTCGATTTTTCTGCGCCAAGTGCTCTAAACGAATTGAATGACAAAGAAAAAGAACTCATCAAACAATTAGAATTGTTCCCAGAAGTGATTCAGAATGGAGCTCAATATCATAGCCCTGCTTTGATTGCCAATTACACTTATGAGTTGGTTAGAGAGTATAATTCGTTTTACCAAGCGGTTTCTATTTTAGGAGAGGAAGACCAACAGAAGAAAATTTTTAGAGTACAATTGTCTAAAAAAGTAGCCGATACGATTGCTGCAGCTTTTAGTTTGTTGGGAATTAATGTTCCTGAACGTATGTAA